One part of the Phaenicophaeus curvirostris isolate KB17595 chromosome 2, BPBGC_Pcur_1.0, whole genome shotgun sequence genome encodes these proteins:
- the POU3F2 gene encoding POU domain, class 3, transcription factor 2, with the protein MATAASNHYSLLASGSPMVHAEPPGGMQPGGGYRDAGALVQADYALQSNGHPLSHAHQWIAALSHGGPGGGGGGGGGGGGGGGGGGPGGGPGGGGGEAPWSAGALGQPDIKPAVVQAGGRGDELPPGRAPHLVHHGGGGGHHAAAAAAAAAAAAWRAGGAAHLPPGMANGAQAGLLYSQPPGFTVNGMLGAAQPALHHHGLRDAHDEPPPPGPPHHGAEHPPPPHGPHPGAAGPAPNAAAAAAPAGPPHHDPHSDEDTPTSDDLEQFAKQFKQRRIKLGFTQADVGLALGTLYGNVFSQTTICRFEALQLSFKNMCKLKPLLNKWLEEADSSSGSPTSIDKIAAQGRKRKKRTSIEVSVKGALESHFLKCPKPSAQEITSLADSLQLEKEVVRVWFCNRRQKEKRMTPPGGTLPGAEDVYGASRDTPPHHGVQTPVQ; encoded by the coding sequence ATGGCGACCGCAGCCTCCAACCACTACAGCCTGCTCGCCTCCGGCTCCCCCATGGTGCACGCCGAGCCGCCCGGCGGCATGCAGCCCGGCGGCGGCTACCGCGACGCCGGCGCCCTGGTGCAGGCGGACTACGCGCTGCAGAGCAACGGGCACCCGCTGAGCCACGCTCACCAGTGGATCGCGGCGCTGTCCCACGGCggccccggcggcggcggcggcggcggaggaggcggcggaggcggcgggggcggcggcggccccggcggcggccccggcggcggcggcggagagGCGCCCTGGTCGGCGGGCGCGCTGGGGCAGCCCGACATCAAGCCGGCGGTGGTGCAGGCGGGCGGGCGAGGCGACGAGCTGCCGCCGGGGCGGGCGCCGCACCTGGTACAccacggcggcggcggcgggcaccacgcggcggcggcggcggcggcggcggcggcggcggcgtggcgggcgggcggcgcggcgcACCTGCCGCCCGGCATGGCGAACGGCGCGCAGGCGGGGCTGCTCTACTCGCAGCCGCCCGGCTTCACCGTCAACGGGATGCTGGGCGCCGCGCAGCCCGCCCTGCACCACCACGGCCTCCGCGACGCCCACGacgagccgccgccgccggggccgccgcaCCACGGCGCCGAGCACCCCCCGCCGCCCCACGGCCCCCACCCCGGCGCGGCCGGACCGGCCCCCaacgccgccgccgccgccgcccccgcggggccgccgcACCACGACCCGCACTCGGACGAGGACACGCCGACCTCGGACGACCTGGAGCAGTTCGCCAAGCAGTTCAAGCAGCGGCGCATCAAACTGGGATTTACCCAAGCGGACGTGGGGCTGGCGCTGGGCACCCTCTACGGCAACGTCTTCTCGCAGACCACCATCTGCCGCTTCGAGGCCCTGCAGCTCAGCTTCAAGAACATGTGCAAGCTGAAGCCTTTGTTGAACAAGTGGTTGGAGGAGGCGGACTCCTCCTCGGGCAGCCCCACCAGCATAGACAAGATCGCGGCGCAGGGCCGCAAGAGGAAAAAGCGAACCTCCATCGAGGTGAGCGTCAAGGGCGCGCTGGAGAGCCACTTCCTCAAGTGCCCCAAGCCCTCGGCCCAGGAGATCACCTCGCTCGCGGACAGCctacagctggagaaggaggtggtGAGAGTGTGGTTTTGTAAcaggagacagaaagagaagcGCATGACTCCCCCGGGAGGGACGCTGCCGGGCGCCGAGGACGTGTACGGGGCCAGCAGGGACACGCCGCCGCACCACGGGGTGCAGACCCCCGTGCAGTGA